Part of the Aquabacterium sp. OR-4 genome, CGTCGAGTTCGTCAAGACCGTGCGCGCCAGCGGCGCCGGCTTCGTGCCCTACCTGTGGCCCAAGCCCGGCAGTGCCGAGCCGGTGCCCAAGATCTCCTACGTCAAGGGCTTCGCCCCCTGGGGCTGGGTGATCGGCTCGGGGGTGTATGTCGACAACGTCAACGCCGCGCTCAACGGGCGCGTGCTGGCCTTCACGGCCGGCGCACTGGTGCTGGCACTGGCCCTCGCGGCCATCGGCTGGGGCATCGGGCGCAGCATCCTGACCCAGCTGGGCGCCGAGCCGGCCTATGCCACCGAGGTGGCCAACCGCCTGGCCCAGGGCGACCTGGGCGTGCAGATCACGCTGCGGCCCGATGACCGCTCGAGCCTGCTGCAGGCCATCGTGCTGATGCGCGACGGCCTGGCGGGCGTGGTGGGCCATGTGCGCCGGGGCTCGGAGTCGGTGGCCACGGCCAGCGGCGAGATTGCCAGCGGCAACCTCGATCTCAGCCAGCGCACCGAGCTGCAGGCCTCGGCCCTGCAGGAGACCGCGGGCTCGATGGCCCAACTGTCCAACACCGTGCGCCAGAACGCCGACAACGCCAGGCAGGCCAACCAGCTGGCGCACAAGGCCTCCGACGTGGCGGCCCGTGGTGGCGACGTGGTGGGCCAGGTGGTGGCCACGATGAAGCAGATCAACGACAGCTCGCGCAAGATCGCCGACATCCTGGGCGTCATCGACGGCATCGCGTTCCAGACCAACATCCTGGCGCTGAACGCCGCGGTGGAAGCCGCGCGCGCCGGCGAGCAGGGCCGCGGCTTCGCGGTGGTGGCCTCCGAGGTGCGCAGCCTGGCCGGCCGCTCGGCCGGCGCGGCGCGCGAGATCAAGAGCCTGATCGGCGAGAGCGTCGGCCGCGTCGAGCAGGGCAGCGCCCTGGTCGACCAGGCCGGCGAGACGATGACCGAGGTGGTGCGCTCGATCCGGCAGGTGACCGACATCATGGGCGAGATCAGCGCCGCCAGCACCGAGCAGAGCCAGGGCGTGGGCCAGGTGAGCGAGGCCGTGGCGCAGATGGACCGCGCCACCCAGCAGAACGCCGCCCTGGTGGAAGAAAGCGCCGCCGCAGCCGAGAGCCTGAAGTCGCAGGCGCGTGAGCTGGTGCAGGTGGTGGCCAAGTTCAGGCTCGCCGAGCACGCCTGAGCCGCCGGACACGCTGCCAACAGCCCAGAGACGCGACCGCGCCTGGCGCCTGGTGCCCGGTGTGTGGCCAGCGCGCAGCGGCGCCATCATCCGGGACAACCCGCGCGCGGGTTGTCCCCAGCCGCGCCCGGCACCCCGGTGACAGACACCGGCCGGCCGCCGCTCTCCCAATGGGGGTTCCCGCCAACGCAACGAGGAACCTGCCATGCCGTCTTCAACGCCGCACACCCGGCGCGCCCACCTCCAGGCCCTGGCCGCGGCCGGCGGCCTGGCCCTGCTGCCCGGCCTGGCGCGGGCGCAGAAGAAGTACGACCCCGGCGCCAGCGACAGCGAGATCCGCATCGGCCACACCATCCCCTACTCGGGCCCGGCCTCGGCCTATGGCGCGCAGGGCAAGGCGATTGCGGCCTGGTTCCAGAAGGTCAATGACGAGGGCGGTGTCAACGGCCGCAAGATCAAGCTGATCTCGATGGACGATGCCTACAACCCGGCCAAGACCGTGGAGGCGGTGCGCAAGCTGGTCGAGCAGGACGAGGTGCTGTTCATCGGCGGCGCGCTCGGCACGCCGCAGAACGCCGCGATCCAGAAGTACCTCAACGCCAGGAAGGTGCCGCAGCTGTTCGTCAGCAGCGGCGCCTCGCGCTGGAACGATCCCAAGAACTACCCCTACACCATGGGCATCGTGCCGTCGTACCACACCGAGGGCAGCATCTACGCCGAGCACATCCTGAAGAACAAGCCCAATGCCAAGGTGGCGGTGCTGTTCCAGAACGACGACTTCGGCAAGGATTACCTCAAGGGCTTTCTCGACGGCCTGGGCGACAAGGCCAAGGCCATGGTGGTGGGCCAGCAGAGCTACGAGGTCACCGACCCCACGGTCGACAGCCAGCTGGTGAGCCTGAAGGCCACCGGCGCCGACACCTTCTTCAACATCACCACGCCCAAGTTCGCGGCCCAGGCCATCCGCAAGCTGCCCGAGCTGGGCTGGAAGCCGGTGCACTACCTGGCCAGCGTGTCGGGCGCGGTGTCGTCCACGCTCAAGCCGGCGGGTCTGGAGAACTCGGTGGGCATCATCACCTGCACCTACCTGCGCGACCCGGCCGACCTGGAGCAGGCCAACACGCCCGAGGTGGCGGCCTTCACCGCCTGGA contains:
- a CDS encoding methyl-accepting chemotaxis protein codes for the protein MNALNIGRMSLAKKLGVLVVSALLGLSAVVAVFLSSERRLLMDERQAGVRQTVELAHGLASHFHELVTKGQLTEAEGKQRAMAAIKALRYSGNEYFWINDMQPRMVMHAIKAELDGKDLTQIKDPAGQFLFVEFVKTVRASGAGFVPYLWPKPGSAEPVPKISYVKGFAPWGWVIGSGVYVDNVNAALNGRVLAFTAGALVLALALAAIGWGIGRSILTQLGAEPAYATEVANRLAQGDLGVQITLRPDDRSSLLQAIVLMRDGLAGVVGHVRRGSESVATASGEIASGNLDLSQRTELQASALQETAGSMAQLSNTVRQNADNARQANQLAHKASDVAARGGDVVGQVVATMKQINDSSRKIADILGVIDGIAFQTNILALNAAVEAARAGEQGRGFAVVASEVRSLAGRSAGAAREIKSLIGESVGRVEQGSALVDQAGETMTEVVRSIRQVTDIMGEISAASTEQSQGVGQVSEAVAQMDRATQQNAALVEESAAAAESLKSQARELVQVVAKFRLAEHA
- a CDS encoding ABC transporter substrate-binding protein, coding for MPSSTPHTRRAHLQALAAAGGLALLPGLARAQKKYDPGASDSEIRIGHTIPYSGPASAYGAQGKAIAAWFQKVNDEGGVNGRKIKLISMDDAYNPAKTVEAVRKLVEQDEVLFIGGALGTPQNAAIQKYLNARKVPQLFVSSGASRWNDPKNYPYTMGIVPSYHTEGSIYAEHILKNKPNAKVAVLFQNDDFGKDYLKGFLDGLGDKAKAMVVGQQSYEVTDPTVDSQLVSLKATGADTFFNITTPKFAAQAIRKLPELGWKPVHYLASVSGAVSSTLKPAGLENSVGIITCTYLRDPADLEQANTPEVAAFTAWMKKYNPGADPTDMLYVSGQVIAAAMVEVLKRAGDHLTRDNLMKVAASMDTALPMQYPGVNLKTSADDFAPVERMRPQRFNGTRYETFGPVMGR